Proteins encoded together in one Lathyrus oleraceus cultivar Zhongwan6 chromosome 5, CAAS_Psat_ZW6_1.0, whole genome shotgun sequence window:
- the LOC127082187 gene encoding uncharacterized protein LOC127082187, with translation MARPIESVMDINDSKDLWKIAVRCRHLWTVRSSSNKEHLELILVDSKLDMIQAIVPSHLVSKYVGDLAVGASYIMQNFKVSNNDFSFKSTTHGYKLVFCGSTYVKKMELPEIPIDYFNILGLASIADGKFQPNVLVDVVGGVTEILQTQINSDNNKSKFVFMITDMSKIVVQCTLWGNFALQFYEYYKNHGEDVNIVVLLQNARITAAQGGFPLNVSNAWSGTKLVINDISNVEIKKLKDSLNAELPKLSSSSLQVETTQTSQYSDFDKFIWKAEVISLAEIAMLKQETTCVTIAKLEKYKLEVLGVDGKFKSRFVFWDSDYFKLIGKSALQMKNELVEAGEDNPLEFPFGLDAMLKKELAIRAVFQPKFNRLSVISFKDDEDSRKKVKDTFKSHEDVSKIPISLSSSQDDMKSLSEPLSVSADFDPNAANSMMTPCKRINPEASEDVESVQLSSTKTMKPVKKEDGR, from the exons ATGGCGCGACCGATTGAATCCGTGATGGACATTAACGATTCTAAAGATTTGTGGAAGATTGCTGTTCGTTGTAGACATCTTTGGACTGTGAGAAGTTCGTCAAACAAAGAACACCTTGAACTAATTTTGGTTGATTCTAAG TTGGATATGATACAAGCAATTGTACCATCCCATCTGGTGTCGAAATATGTGGGCGATCTTGCCGTAGGAGCTTCATATATCATGCAGAACTTTAAAGTCTCAAACAACGATTTCTCCTTTAAGTCTACTACTCATGGATACAAGTTGGTATTTTGTGGTTCAACTTATGTTAAGAAAATGGAGCTCCCGGAGATTCCTATAGATTATTTCAACATTCTTGGTTTGGCGTCCATTGCTGATGGAAAATTCCAGCCTAATGTATTGGTTG ACGTAGTTGGAGGAGTTACTGAAATTCTGCAGACTCAGATAAACTCAGATAACAACAAAAGCAAGTTTGTGTTTATGATCACTGACATGAG CAAAATTGTCGTGCAGTGTACACTATGGGGTAATTTTGCATTGCAATTTTATGAATACTACAAGAACCATGGGGAAGATGTGAACATTGTTGTTCTATTACAAAACGCAAGGATAACGGCTGCGCAAG GAGGTTTTCCTTTAAATGTATCCAATGCTTGGAGTGGCACAAAGCTGGTCATTAATGATATTAGTAATGTTGAAATTAAGAAGCTGAAGGATAG CCTAAATGCTGAACTGCCAAAGCTTTCTTCATCAAGTTTGCAAGTTGAAACAACTCAAACCTCACAGTATTCCGATTTTGATAAATTTATATGGAAGGCCGAAGTCATTAGTTTGGCTGAGATCGCGATGCTTAAACAA GAAACAACATGTGTCACCATAGCGAAGTTGGAGAA GTACAAGCTTGAAGTGTTGGGAGTTGATGGTAAATTCAAGTCCCGTTTCGTCTTTTGGGATAGTGACTATTTCAAGTTAATTGGAAAATCTGCTCTacaaatgaaaaatgaattagTGGAG GCCGGTGAAGACAATCCGTTAGAATTCCCTTTTGGTCTTGATGCTATGTTGAAGAAGGAGTTGGCAATTAGAGCTGTTTTTCAACCGAAATTTAATCGTCTTTCGGTTATTAGCTTTAAAGACGATGAAGATTCACGTAAGAAAGTTAAGGACACCTTCAAGTCTCATGAG GATGTATCGAAAATTCCAATTTCATTGTCTTCCTCACAAGATGATATGAAGAGTTTATCG GAACCTTTATCTGTATCTGCTGATTTCGACCCCAATGCTGCGAATTCTATGATGACCCCCTGTAAACGTATAAATCCTGAAGCGTCAGAAGATGTTGAAAGTGTTCAACTTTCCTCTACGAAGACGATGAAACCTGTAAAAAAGGAAGATGGTCGATAG
- the LOC127082188 gene encoding uncharacterized protein LOC127082188, producing MHFNNYVDHREMRPFDEIVIYSRWLVCMSRLTTPHLFEHIMWKFDYTQTIPRHTVVSAPPTLTRRQVNVMFDYYESHMVSEETRSTIAVSDWSYIDRYIRWFFKVSHSYMVHAVPRDLLRPACQEIVEEEHEQLNHAEDVLPICRPLWRLCKQALTGVSSLMGLM from the coding sequence ATGCACTTCAACAACTATGTCGATCACCGTGAGATGCGGCCATTTGACGAGATAGTGATATACTCTAGATGGTTGGTTTGCATGTCACGTCTCACTACTCCTCATTTGTTTGAGCACATCATGTGGAAGTTCGACTACACTCAGACCATTCCCAGACACACTGTTGTCTCTGCTCCTCCTACTTTGACACGTAGACAGGTGAATGTCATGTTTGATTATTATGAGAGTCATATGGTATCGGAGGAGACACGGAGTACCATAGCTGTGAGCGATTGGAGCTACATCGATAGATATATCAGATGGTTCTTCAAGGTGTCACATTCGTACATGGTGCATGCTGTTCCACGAGATCTGCTGAGACCAGCTTGTCAGGAGATAGTAGAGGAGGAGCATGAACAATTAAATCATGCTGAGGATGTCTTGCCTATATGTCGTCCATTGTGGAGATTGTGCAAGCAAGCATTAACAGGGGTATCTTCTCTGATGGGTCTGATGTGA